A genomic region of Manihot esculenta cultivar AM560-2 chromosome 15, M.esculenta_v8, whole genome shotgun sequence contains the following coding sequences:
- the LOC122721952 gene encoding uncharacterized protein LOC122721952 has protein sequence MTTPRYVTVYWDGHIVNIDIGYDYVGGQSRMFRIEKKLNYEELVIKIVRAIKLSIHEDMITRIIFRQPMLNNGIIKYGLAQLSDDEDVDMMFDYISTIRPVDSIVLYIDILSHHHRTEDGGIGPSTSCPIVMEGEGEDNLRNDNCPVVGIETCHELQHSAEDVGQGDNNDDTDFLDDLDTDGDDPWIDEEDDIPGVQFNDGDDHDVNSTMCFNSGYENPIRPLIFPPPYSEIDSDVMRVDPYAKDPSNLLCNKSKEFSVGMIFKSREAVIAAAKEYHMLRHHQFCYDETKSRTCSIKCKDKLSGCQWHLHASRKENADVWKITRYHGPHTCRNAGVSKDHGHLDSRFICAFILPMIEQQPYMKVATLQAEIKDKIGYEPSYKKTWMGKQFAIEKIFGGWEESYGRLRKFMHTIVNYNPDTVVAIEDDPHWIEGRLDGNVRVFDRMFWAFQQSIEGFKFCRPVIFVDETFLYGKYSGCILCATGLDGNNMIFPIAFALVDKEDSDNWGWFMDYLRLYVTDREELCVISYRHIGIKKAMQKDWWQPPSANHRYCIRHILSNYNTKFKNTDMKEALRTAANQNQKRKFYDAMNKIQEVSPETFEWALKIPLEIWTRSHDRGKRYGSMTTNTIESVNGMLKGFRTLPVTAMVEKIFYQCANYFDIRRMAYLDQMQMGHTFTHACAEIIRNNEMKAARHRVTRFSNETLVFEVRTSGTGNKQVVKLIEDTCTCGKFQEMRVCLDAP, from the exons ATGACTACCCCGCGTTATGTTACAGTGTACTGGGACGGGCACATAGTTAATATTGATATTGGATATGATTATGTTGGTGGACAGTCTAGAATGTTTCGTATCGAAAAGAAATTGAATTATGAAGAATTAGTGATTAAAATTGTTCGTGCCATTAAATTGTCAATTCATGAAGATATGATAACAAGGATTATTTTTAGACAACCGATGTTGAATAATGGTATTATTAAATATGGATTAGCACAACTAAGTGATGACgaagatgtggacatgatgtttgACTACATATCGACAATCAGGCCAGTAGATTCAATTGTATTATATATAGACATTTTATCTCATCATCATAGAACAGAAGATGGAGGTATTGGGCCTTCAACTAGTTGTCCAATCGTTATGGAGGGTGAAGGTGAAGACAATCTCCGAAATGATAATTGTCCGGTTGTAGGAATAGAAACGTGTCATGAATTACAACACAGTGCAGAGGATGTTGGCCAGGGTGATAACAATGATGATACTGATTTTCTTGATGATTTAGATACAGATGGAGATGATCCTTGGATTGACGAGGAAGACGACATTCCAGGTGTTCAATTTAATGATGGAGATGATCATGATGTAAATTCTACAATGTGTTTCAATAGTGGATATGAAAATCCTATTAGACCATTGATATTTCCACCTCCGTATTCTGAAATTGACTCTGATGTAATGAGAGTTGATCCTTATGCAAAAGATCCATCAAATTTATTGTGTAATAAGTCGAAAGAATTCTCTGTAGGAATGATATTCAAATCTCGAGAGGCTGTCATCGCTGCTGCTAAAGAGTATCATATGTTGCGACATCACCAATTTTGTTATGATGAAACTAAGAGTAGGACTTGTTCAATCAAGTGTAAGGACAAATTATCTGGTTGTCAATGGCACCTTCATGCATCCCGTAAAGAAAATGCTGATGTTTGGAAGATAACAAGATATCACGGTCCGCACACATGTAGAAACGCAGGTGTTAGTAAAGATCATGGTCACCTTGATTCTAGATTTATTTGTGCATTTATCTTACCCATGATCGAACAACAGCCATATATGAAAGTTGCCACTCTTCAGGCTGAGATCAAAGATAAGATTGGATATGAGCCTTCCTATAAGAAAACATGGATGGGAAAACAATTTGCAATTGAAAAGATTTTTGGTGGATGGGAGGAATCATATGGGAGATTGCGTAAGTTCATGCATACTATTGTGAATTACAATCCCGATACAGTTGTCGCAATTGAGGATGATCCACACTGGATTGAAGGTCGTTTGGATGGAAATGTTAGAGTATTTGATAGAATGTTTTGGGCATTTCAACAATCAATTGAAGGATTCAAGTTTTGTAGGCCAGTCATATTTGTTGATGAAACTTTTTTATATGGAAAATATAGCGGCTGTATTCTTTGTGCAACCGGGCTTGATGGAAATAATATGATTTTTCCAATAGCATTTGCATTAGTTGATAAAGAGGACAGTGACAACTGGGGGTGGTTCATGGATTATCTTCGATTATATGTTACTGACAGAGAAGAATTATGTGTCATATCTTACAGACACATTGGGATTAAAAAGGCAATGCAAAAGGATTGGTGGCAGCCCCCATCAGCCAACCATCGATATTGCATTCGACATATATTAAGCAATTACAATACGAAATTTAAGAATACCGATATGAAGGAAGCTTTACGCACGGCAG CTAATCAGAATCAGAAGCGAAAattttatgatgccatgaataAGATACAAGAAGTGAGTCCTGAAACATTTGAGTGGGCCCTTAAAATACCTTTAGAAATATGGACACGGTCACATGACAGAGGAAAAAGGTATGGATCCATGACAACAAACACCATTGAATCTGTCAATGGGATGTTGAAGGGATTTCGCACATTGCCCGTCACAGCTATGGTCGAAAAAATATTCTACCAATGTGCTAACTACTTTGACATAAGGCGCATGGCGTATTTGGATCAAATGCAAATGGGGCATACTTTTACGCATGCATGTGCAGAAATAATTAGGAATAACGAGATGAAAGCAGCAAGGCATCGGGTGACACGATTTTCTAATGAAACTTTAGTTTTTGAAGTTCGTACCAGTGGCACCGGAAATAAGCAAGTTGTCAAACTAATAGAAGATACATGCACTTGTGGTAAGTTTCAAGAGATGCGTGTGTGCCTAGAtgctccctag
- the LOC110602047 gene encoding uncharacterized protein LOC110602047, which produces MTTARYGTVYWDGHIVNIDIGYDYVGGQSRMFHIEKKLNYEELVIKIVCAIKLSTHEDMITRIIFRQPMLDNGIIKYGLAQLSDDEDVDMMFDYISTIKLVDSIVLYVDILSRHHRIKDGGIGPSTSCPIVMEGEGEDNLRNDNYPVVRIETCHELQHSAEDVGQGDNDDDTDFLDDLDTMEMILGLTRKTTFQVFNLMMEMIMISREAVIAATKEYHMLQHHQFCYDETKSRTYSIKCKDKLSGCQWHLRASRKENADVWKITRYHGPHTCRNAGVSKDHGHLDSRFIYAFILPMIEQQPDMKVATLQAEIKDKIGYEPSYKKTWMGKQFAIEKIFGGWEESYGRLRKFMHAIVNYNLDTVVTIEDDPHWIEGRLDGNVRVFDRMFWAFQQSIEGFKFCRPVIFVDGTFLYGKYSGCILCATGLDGNNIIFPIAFALVDKEDSDNWGWFMDCLRLYVTDREELCVISDRHIGIKKAMQKDWWQPPSANH; this is translated from the exons ATGACTACTGCGCGTTATGGTACAGTGTACTGGGATGGGCACATAGTTAATATTGATATTGGATATGATTATGTTGGTGGACAGTCTAGAATGTTTCATATCGAAAAGAAATTGAATTATGAAGAATTAGTGATTAAAATTGTTTGTGCCATTAAATTGTCAACGCACGAAGATATGATAACAAGGATTATTTTTAGACAACCGATGTTGGATAATGGTATTATTAAATATGGATTAGCACAACTAAGTGATGACgaagatgtggacatgatgtttgACTACATATCGACAATCAAGCTAGTAGATTCAATTGTATTATATGTAGACATTTTATCTCGTCATCATAGAATAAAAGATGGAGGTATTGGGCCTTCAACTAGTTGTCCAATCGTTATGGAGGGTGAAGGTGAAGACAATCTCCGAAATGATAATTATCCGGTTGTAAGGATAGAAACGTGTCATGAATTACAACATAGTGCAGAGGATGTTGGCCAGGGTGATAACGATGATGATACTGATTTTCTTGATGATTTAGATACAATGGAGATGATCCTTGGATTGACGAGGAAGACGACATTTCAGGTGTTCAATTTAATGATGGAGATGATCATGAT ATCTCGAGAGGCTGTCATCGCTGCTACTAAAGAGTATCATATGTTGCAACATCATCAATTTTGTTATGATGAAACTAAGAGTAGGACTTATTCGATCAAGTGTAAGGACAAATTATCTGGTTGTCAATGGCACCTTCGTGCATCCCGTAAAGAAAATGCTGATGTTTGGAAGATAACAAGATATCACGGTCCGCACACATGTAGAAACGCAGGTGTTAGTAAAGATCATGGTCACCTTGATTCTAGATTTATTTATGCATTTATCTTACCCATGATTGAACAACAGCCAGATATGAAAGTTGCCACTCTTCAAGCTGAGATCAAAGATAAGATTGGATATGAACCTTCCTATAAGAAAACATGGATGGGAAAACAATTTGCAATTGAAAAGATTTTTGGTGGATGGGAGGAATCATATGGGAGATTGCGTAAGTTCATGCATGCTATTGTGAATTACAATCTCGATACAGTTGTCACAATTGAGGATGATCCACACTGGATTGAAGGTCGTTTGGATGGAAATGTTAGAGTGTTTGATAGAATGTTTTGGGCATTTCAACAATCAATTGAAGGATTCAAGTTTTGTAGGCCAGTCATATTTGTTGACGGAACTTTTTTATATGGAAAATATAGCGGCTGTATTCTTTGTGCAACCGGGCTTGAtggaaataatattatttttccaATAGCATTTGCATTAGTTGATAAAGAGGACAGTGACAACTGGGGGTGGTTCATGGATTGTCTTCGATTATATGTTACTGACAGAGAAGAATTATGTGTCATATCTGACAGACACATTGGGATTAAAAAGGCAATGCAAAAGGATTGGTGGCAGCCCCCATCAGCCAACCATTGA